The sequence below is a genomic window from Flavobacterium lipolyticum.
AAATCAATAAATTCGGATTTCTTAAAATAGCACGGGCAATCGACAAACGTTGTTTTTCACCACCGGATACTTTAATTCCGCCTTCACCAATTGTGGTGTTTAAACCGTCTTCGGCACGATGCAGCAGTTTTTCACAGCTCGCTCTTTTCAAGGCATCGTACAAGTCTTCATCGGTAGCACTGGGTCTTACGAACAATAAATTCTCGCGAATTGTTCCTGAGAATAACTGTGCGTCCTGGGTAACGAATCCTAATTGTTTTCTTAGATCCAGTAAGTCAATTTCTGCAGAGTCGATGTCGTTGTAGAATACCTGACCTTCGGCTGGGGTGTACAATCCAACCAGTAATTTGACCAAAGTTGTTTTTCCTGATCCTGACGGACCCACAAATGCAACGGTCTGTCCCTGTTTAATTTCGAAATTGATATTTTCAACCGCTTTAAATTTAGCGGTTTTGTGCTGAAAACTTACATTGGAAAAGAGTAAAGACTGAATCGCTCCAACGTGCTTTGGGTTTTTTGGACGATATTCTTTCGGAGCGCTCAATAAGGTCTTAAAATTCTCCATCGAAACCTTAGTTTCATTTAAAGCAATAATGAAATTTCCAAGTTCCTGAAGCGGACCGAAAATGAAAAAAGTAAAGAAAACCATCGTTAGCAAATCACCCACAATAATCTTTCCTCCAAATAAGAAATAATACAAAGTAAAAACCACACAAGTTCTCAAAAAGTGTACGGTTGTGCCTTGGATAAAACTCAAACTTCTGATGAAACGGATTTTTTGAAGCTCCAGCTGTAGAATTTTAAACGTATTTAGGTTCAGACGTTTTTCTTCCTGATACGTCAATCCAAGACTTTTTACAAGTTCAATGTTTCTTAAACTTTCGGTGGTGGAACCGGCTAAAGCATTGGTTTGATTTACGATTTTTTTAGAGACAATTTTGATCTTTTTGCCCAGATACGAACTAACCAGAGCAATGATTGGCGCCGTGATCAAAAAGATAATTGAAATACGGTAATCGATTCGGGCAACATAAACAATCACAAATACAAAACCAATCACAGTCTGAAAGATTAAAGAAATTGATAGAGTGATTAATTTTTCGGAATCAGAACGTACTTTGGTAAGTTTGCTTAACGTTTCACCGCTTCGTTGGTCTTCAAATTCGGCAAACGGCAGGTCCAGTGATTTTTTAATTCCGTCTGTGTACATCTGCGCTCCGGTACGCTGAATAACAACATTGGTAAAATAATCCTGAAAGTTTTTGGTAATTCTCGATACCATAGCTGCACCAAGCGAAAGCCCTAACCAAAATGCTAATGATTTGATAAAACCTACGGCATTTCCGTCGTATTTATGTAAACCAACACCGCAATCCTGCATTAATTTACCGGTAATAATAGAGTCTGATAAACTGAAACAAATGTTGATCGTAGCCATAATCAAAGCAAAAAACAGTAACATTTTATGTTTGATTATATAAGAATACAGTAATTTCATAAGTGAATTTGAATTTATGGAAGATGTAAAAGTAGTGAATTGTTTAACACTGTTAAATGGATTTTTGTTATTAAAACTGTAATTTTTTTTACAGTTGAAATTGCCGGTGTTTTTTTTAGATGTAAAGCATTTTAATTTCTGCAAAACATCTTTTTTATTGGACAACAAAATGAAACTTTAAGAAAAAAGCCAAGTATTTATATCGCATTTTAGTTTTTGATTAAATTTTATCAGTAATGAATTTAATAGATCTTGCTATTTGTTAGTGTGTTGGCGGCTATTTTGGGTTATAGTGCGCTTTTAAATGTGGAATCCCGTAAGGTTTTAGTTTTGGGTTATATTAAGTTTGCGGCAAAATAAATTTAACCAAATCAAAATGAAAAAAATTTTATGCCTTTTTAGTGCTTTGGCTCTAGTAGTTTCTTCTTGTTCAAGTGATGATGCTGTTGATGCATCAGCTTCATTAAAACCATCAAAAATTGCTTTTTCTTACTCTGATCCTAAAGAGAATTACGCTACAGATATGAAATATGAGGGAAGCAAACTAGTAAGCGAAACAGATAGTGACGGTAGTATTCTTAAGTATTCTTATGTAGGTGATTTAATTTCAAAAATAGAAGAATTCAAATCAGATAATGTACTTGTAACGACTACTGAATATAGCTATTCTGCAGGAAAGGTGGCTTCTGTAACGGTGAAAGATGCAGGTGCAACTAAGTATTATAAAACAAAATACACTCAAAATGGAGACGGTACTGTTTCTTTTGAAGGGTTTTATGTAAACGCCACAACAGGAGCTGAAGAAGAAGGTGGAAAGGTTGGAAAGTATACTTTTAAAGATGGTAACTTAGTTAAATCTGAAAGTTCTTTTTATGGTAAGGCAAATGCTACCTACACTTACGAGTATGATTCAAAAAAGACCCCTAATGCTAATGTTCCAGGGCTTAAACTTTTACTAGATGCAGAAGAAGGTACTTCTGTTAACAATGTTGTTAAAATAACAGGGACTTCAGCTACTTCATCTTATGTAAGTACTTTCTCTTATGTTTACAATAACAATAATTTTCCAACGGAGAAAAAGCATTTTAGTGAAAATGGAAAGTTAACTGAGACAGCTCAGTTTACATACTAAAAACAAATTGCAATTTATAAAAAAACCAAATACTCTTGTATTTGGTTTTTTTATTGCCTAAAAATTGGTAAAACCCGTATTCAAATTAAACGTCATGCAATTCAGAACCCGGATTTCATTTTTTAATCCGCGAGCAATAAGCAAATACAAGAAAATAGCTAGGTATTTATACGGTTTTTTGTTTTTTAGCTACTTTTTTTCTAAAATGTTTATTAGTGTATGTTGTTCATTATTAGTGCTTTAGATTTGTTTTGAGTTGGGTTGCGCGTTTTCGATGTGGAATCCCGTAAGGTTTTGATTATGAGGTGTATTATGTTTGTAATGCTAAAGATATTTTAGGATTTAATAAAATTTCTTTTGTGGATGAAGAAGGAACCGGAATTTTTCACAATGAAATTTCAGATACTTCAGGAAAGACTGTATGGTCTGCCTAATAGTTATACCTATAATGCAGCCGGATATCCTGAAAAAAGCGTTGATAACATTGAAGGATTAAAATATACATCTGAGTATTTCTATTAATAGAAAGTTTAAAATTTGGGGGCGAAAAGTCGGGGGCATTTTTGTTTCTGGCTTTTTTGTTTGTGAAAAATAACCGAAATTTACACAAAACAACTTCATGCAATTCAGAACCCAGATTCCAATTTCAAAAAGCAGCAATCCAATCGATTATCATTCGAAGATCATTTCTATGGGATCTTGTTTTGCGGAAAACATGGCAGAGAAATTTGATTATTTTAAGTTTCAGAACGAAACCAATCCATTTGGAATTATCTTCAATCCTGTTTCTATTGAGAAAGTGATTCAGAGAGTGGTTAAACAGGAGTTTTTTACGGAGAAAGATGTTTTTTTTCATAACGAACGCTGGCATTGTTTTGAAGTTCATTCAGATTTGAGTCATTCCGATCGACAGGAGTTGTTGCAAACACTTAACGAAGCAATTGCCGAAACAAACAAACAAATCAAAGAGGGGACTCATATCATTGTAACCTATGGAACCTCATGGATTTACAGAAATATTGAAAGTAACGAAGTAGTTGCTAATTGTCATAAAGTACCTCAAAAACAATTCACGAAAGAATTATTGACTGTTGATGTAATTCAGAAAAGTATTCAAAATACAATCCGTTTAATTCATGGTTTAAATGCCAATATAAATTTCATTTTTACCATTTCACCGGTGCGCCATATCAAAGACGGTTTTGTAGAAAATCAATTGAGTAAATCGCATTTGTTTTCGGGGTTTCACCAGAATCTGCAATCTAAAATCAACAATCAGCAATTAGGATATTTTCCTTCTTACGAAATTATGATGGACGAGCTTCGTGATTATCGCTTTTATGCTGAAGATATGCTGCATCCGAATGCTGTAGCAATTGACTATATCTGGCAGCGATTCAGTGAAAATTACATTGCAGAGAATAGCATTTCGACCTTGCAGGAAGTAGGAGAAATTCAAAAGAGTCTGCACCATCGAAGCTTTAATCCGGAATCTGAACAGCATCAGAAATTTTTAGTCAAGCTTCGTCAAAAAATAAATAAGGTAGAAGAAAAATGGCCACATATTAAGTTCTAAAACTTCATGGACTTTTAAGATGTTTTGATATTCAGAACATCGTAAATCTTTGCTGCAATTTAAAATATCAATTTCAACAGAGCAGAATTCTTTACGTTTCCGCCCGGTAACCACAATACCAAACGTAAGAAAATAATTATTTGTGGCTAAATTTTAGAATAATTACAGGTAATTATGTAAATTGTTAGAGTTTAAATTTTACAAATTTGTCTTTGCAGATTTGTCCAAAGCAAACTTTAATCTAAATGTGTTTTATTGACGTATGAATAAGAAAACCATTCATTTTCTAAAAAAAACACTTCGTGTACTGCTTTGGTGCATGGCTTCTGTAATTACACTTTTATTGCTTCTTATTGTATTAATTCAGGTTCCTTCCGTCCAGAATTTTGTAAAAGATAAGGCCATTACTTATCTGCATAAAAAGATAAAAACCAAAGTTTCGTTAGATCATATTTCGATAAAATTTCCAAAAGACATTGTTTTGGAAGGATTTTACTTTGAAGATCAAAAAAAAGATACCCTGTTAAGCGGGAAACGTTTGGAGTTGGATGTTGATTTGTTCAAATTGATCAACAGTGAATTGGAGATTAATTCGGTTTCACTGCAAAATACCACAGCCCGTATTTCAAGGGATAAAAAAGGAGCTTTTAATTTTGATTATATTAGTAAAGCATTTGAGTCTAAAGAACCAAAGGTTGAAGATCCGAACAGCAAACCTTTTAAAATCTCGGTTGTAAAAATAAATCTGGATAACGTCAGGTTTGATTTTAAAGATGATTTTTCTAAAAGCGACACTCGTGTAAAACTCACGCATTTTGATACCAAATTTAAGGAATTCGATTTAGATAAAATGAATTTCAACATCCCGGATATCAATCTAAGCGGGTTAAAGGTAGTTTTGAATCAGGATGTGATCGAAAAGATCGCTGAAGGATCAGTGCAAACGATAGATACCGTCTCGAAAAGAGCAGATTTCAATTTGAAGTTAGGAAACATCAGATTAGCAAAAATTGATATTGTTTACGACAACAAAGATTCCAAATTAGATTCCGGAATAAAACTGGATCAGTTGAATGTAGCCGTAAACAAAATTGATTTGAACCGTCAGTTATTGGATTTCAAAGCTTTCGAACTTAAAAATTTAAAAGGGAATCTACGTTTGGGGGCAAAAGACAAACAGCTTCAAACTCCCGATTTAGATG
It includes:
- a CDS encoding GSCFA domain-containing protein gives rise to the protein MQFRTQIPISKSSNPIDYHSKIISMGSCFAENMAEKFDYFKFQNETNPFGIIFNPVSIEKVIQRVVKQEFFTEKDVFFHNERWHCFEVHSDLSHSDRQELLQTLNEAIAETNKQIKEGTHIIVTYGTSWIYRNIESNEVVANCHKVPQKQFTKELLTVDVIQKSIQNTIRLIHGLNANINFIFTISPVRHIKDGFVENQLSKSHLFSGFHQNLQSKINNQQLGYFPSYEIMMDELRDYRFYAEDMLHPNAVAIDYIWQRFSENYIAENSISTLQEVGEIQKSLHHRSFNPESEQHQKFLVKLRQKINKVEEKWPHIKF
- a CDS encoding ABC transporter ATP-binding protein; the protein is MKLLYSYIIKHKMLLFFALIMATINICFSLSDSIITGKLMQDCGVGLHKYDGNAVGFIKSLAFWLGLSLGAAMVSRITKNFQDYFTNVVIQRTGAQMYTDGIKKSLDLPFAEFEDQRSGETLSKLTKVRSDSEKLITLSISLIFQTVIGFVFVIVYVARIDYRISIIFLITAPIIALVSSYLGKKIKIVSKKIVNQTNALAGSTTESLRNIELVKSLGLTYQEEKRLNLNTFKILQLELQKIRFIRSLSFIQGTTVHFLRTCVVFTLYYFLFGGKIIVGDLLTMVFFTFFIFGPLQELGNFIIALNETKVSMENFKTLLSAPKEYRPKNPKHVGAIQSLLFSNVSFQHKTAKFKAVENINFEIKQGQTVAFVGPSGSGKTTLVKLLVGLYTPAEGQVFYNDIDSAEIDLLDLRKQLGFVTQDAQLFSGTIRENLLFVRPSATDEDLYDALKRASCEKLLHRAEDGLNTTIGEGGIKVSGGEKQRLSIARAILRNPNLLIFDEATSALDSITEEEINTTIRNISDKNRITVLIAHRLSTVMHADKIFVLEQGKIIEQGKHEDLIFEKGLYYAMWRQQIGERK